The following are encoded together in the Bactrocera neohumeralis isolate Rockhampton chromosome 6, APGP_CSIRO_Bneo_wtdbg2-racon-allhic-juicebox.fasta_v2, whole genome shotgun sequence genome:
- the LOC126763045 gene encoding GATA zinc finger domain-containing protein 14 isoform X2: protein MVALLAAEKRPGTTEWEKHADHLSKTRKMNEFKGGGKFRRFGPPTQPANYPTKPIENLRRTLLEDDSCYSDAYYNSNSSPQHSTASDSPRLRRARLPTNGVLAANAKRMQREFATFVSNRRNVTSALRHTVSPAISRHFDYNPQRPRISSPTPSVIGYTRSGYSTPVIMHPEILPNRRSASWKRGASSSRLHSPPSHMGRVLPRVIAPLDPQLAANVISQSKLKSTKAFASLRGETNGRSRIFGQTRSGSPVNRRVFARRSGSPPASKGRVPYVRSGSPERIRALIQDKVERKNKVKPLTETPTKIRLERKASVKGSKEIDTKELPTNGFSLAKALSPIKMAAETHSLPHLKSDEKSTTFVAHSLMEVVEQAVERSKNGGDTSDAKDGKENAQNGETLKIKKETPVKHERQKETPAKSPKTKEKNGGKKSLNGKSVNITENEKSPNKEHIKRGNKSNMWLENKDTSNTNTGSSRGKKPVPSPVRRSSKSSSTFDANKLTIQPSPSRQKSSSPKNTEKDTQIENLAIGGRFSMSPNKKTSAHHEKSHILWENTSPGRKDLSSSRSRTLESNLSTKGGSTQSLGKVDHTSPNSKRRDYGGNSLTENRSPINNRVRVNSSRGNHISQESKTVNNNDRYSNKNNWNSSSRRNSKVEYTNISNRFEYNATLSSLPREKNRSPRKYNTPSLYHEKKGPEEVEKKNYISQINGEANNPVKNAPGDESLRGTQFNLNFANKGYHDEQSSLISKENLNNIENIKYRSEGINGPQREVHINTPIISRNSPLAKPINSHERNNNEHKSNHLTNQIHNLKKTLQAIDNLSTNQTNNEENIRNKETPTHPSTNSPIKQIKDTTLYSPSHNSHNSSPSKSSKSSSSIVIRTNLSTPETEDYDEEVLNRQLSQELEQLKHYDSETRAERNFLRHASIEEDSQTDLEEYSPIDHEESSRTDYEEALHTDADVSSHTDVDNYSAASTSTEDLINTLSPQTAYLNLGRSATTLPLKPKTSILKPPSSLFHSPSHTSSSYRRYSSSYESDQLEKVLFIGELSSVARSRSAHVLSPAVKIDRCDVCHNNYVIK, encoded by the coding sequence ATGGTTGCCCTGCTGGCGGCGGAGAAACGGCCGGGCACCACCGAGTGGGAGAAGCACGCCGATCATCTGTCGAAAACCCGCAAAATGAATGAATTCAAAGGTGGCGGGAAATTTCGACGCTTTGGGCCACCAACGCAACCGGCGAACTATCCTACTAAACCTATAGAAAATCTGAGGCGAACGCTGCTGGAGGACGACAGCTGTTACAGTGACGCTTATTATAATAGTAACAGCAGTCCGCAGCATTCGACGGCGTCCGATAGTCCGAGGTTACGACGTGCACGCTTACCCACAAATGGCGTACTTGCTGCGAACGCTAAGCGTATGCAGCGCGAGTTCGCTACTTTTGTTAGTAATCGACGTAATGTAACTAGCGCATTACGTCATACGGTTTCACCCGCCATTAGTCGTCACTTCGATTATAATCCACAACGTCCGCGTATCAGTTCACCTACACCTTCGGTTATTGGTTATACACGTTCTGGCTACTCAACGCCTGTTATTATGCATCCTGAAATATTGCCCAATCGACGTAGTGCCAGTTGGAAAAGAGGTGCTTCGAGTTCCCGTTTGCATTCGCCTCCATCACATATGGGGCGGGTGCTACCGCGTGTCATTGCACCGTTAGATCCACAGTTGGCTGCAAATGTCATCTCGCAGTCGAAGCTAAAGTCAACGAAAGCTTTTGCGTCGCTGAGAGGTGAGACGAATGGACGATCAAGAATATTCGGACAAACACGCTCCGGTTCACCCGTGAATAGAAGAGTATTCGCGAGAAGATCAGGTTCGCCTCCTGCGAGTAAGGGTCGCGTTCCATATGTCAGATCTGGTTCGCCGGAAAGAATAAGAGCGCTTATACAGGATAAGGTggagagaaaaaataaagtaaaacccTTAACGGAAACTCCGACTAAAATCAGATTAGAGCGGAAAGCCAGTGTAAAAGGAAGTAAAGAGATTGATACAAAAGAGCTGCCTACAAATGGATTTTCATTAGCGAAGGCGCTATCACCCATTAAAATGGCCGCAGAGACGCATTCGTTGCCACATTTGAAAAGTGACGAAAAGAGCACAACATTTGTGGCACATTCCCTGATGGAGGTTGTTGAGCAAGCTGTTGAACGTTCAAAAAATGGTGGAGATACCTCAGATGCGAAGGATGGTAAGGAAAATGCACAGAATGGAGAAACGTTGAAGATCAAGAAAGAGACACCTGTTAAGCACGAAAGACAGAAAGAAACACCTGCAAAGTCACCAAAGACGAAAGAGAAAAACGGCGGAAAGAAAAGTCTCAATGGGAAGAGTGTAAATATTACTGAAAACGAAAAATCACCAAACAAAGAGCATATTAAGAGAGGAAATAAGTCCAATATGTGGCTTGAAAATAAGGATACTTCGAACACGAATACAGGCTCCAGTCGTGGTAAGAAACCGGTCCCTAGTCCTGTGCGGCGAAGCTCAAAGAGCAGTTCAACTTTCGATGCCAACAAGCTTACTATTCAACCCTCTCCTTCGAGACAGAAGAGTAGTAGTccaaaaaatacagaaaaagatacccaaattgaaaatttagctATTGGTGGTCGTTTCAGTATGAgtccaaataaaaaaacttcGGCTCATCATGAGAAATCACATATTTTGTGGGAAAATACCAGTCCCGGACGAAAAGATCTATCAAGTAGCCGCAGTCGTACGCTAGAAAGCAACTTAAGCACAAAAGGGGGTTCTACTCAAAGTCTTGGAAAAGTAGATCACACTAGTCCAAATTCAAAACGAAGAGACTATGGGGGAAATAGTCTTACAGAAAATCGGTCTCCCATCAATAATAGAGTAAGGGTAAATAGTTCACGTGGAAATCATATTAGTCAGGAGTCAAAAACAGTCAACAATAATGACCGCTattccaacaaaaataattggaaCAGTTCCAGCAGAAGAAATAGTAAAGtggaatatacaaatattagtaACAGGTTTGAATATAATGCAACCCTGAGTTCTTTACCGAGGGAAAAAAATCGAAGCCCCAGAAAATATAACACTCCGAGCCTCTACCACGAAAAAAAGGGTCCGGAAGAAGTGGAGAAAAAGAATTATATTTCGCAAATAAACGGGGAGGCGAATAATCCGGTGAAAAATGCACCCGGCGACGAATCTCTTCGAGGTACACAATTTAACCTTAATTTTGCCAATAAGGGATACCATGATGAGCAGAGTTCTCTaatttctaaagaaaatttaaataatattgaaaatatcaaatatcgCTCAGAAGGTATAAATGGCCCACAACGGGAAGTTCACATAAACACACCTATAATCAGTAGGAATAGTCCATTAGCCAAACCAATAAATAGCCACGAACGGAACAATAATGAACACAAGTCAAATCACTTAACAAATCAAATTCACAATCTAAAAAAAACTCTTCAAGCGATTGACAATCTCAGCACAAATCAAACgaataatgaagaaaatatacgaAATAAAGAAACTCCAACGCACCCATCTACAAACAGtccaataaaacaaataaaggaTACCACTTTGTATTCTCCGAGTCATAACTCGCACAATAGTTCGCCTTCGAAATCGTCAAAGTCTTCCAGCAGCATTGTCATACGCACGAATCTTTCTACACCCGAAACCGAAGACTACGATGAGGAGGTCCTGAATCGTCAATTATCGCAAGAACTTGAACAACTCAAACACTACGACAGCGAAACACGTGCCGAACGCAATTTCTTGCGACACGCTAGCATAGAGGAAGATTCACAAACCGATTTGGAAGAATATTCTCCTATCGATCATGAGGAGAGTTCTCGCACCGATTACGAAGAAGCGCTACACACCGACGCTGACGTGAGCTCACATACAGATGTTGATAATTATTCAGCTGCCTCGACGAGCACTGAAGATCTAATTAATACACTATCTCCACAAACTGCCTACCTCAATTTGGGTCGGAGCGCTACAACGCTGCCGCTAAAACCCAAAACTTCTATACTCAAACCACCGTCATCTCTTTTTCACAGCCCGTCACATACTAGTTCATCCTACCGACGATATTCGTCGTCGTATGAAAGTGATCAGTTGGAGAAAGTGCTCTTTATCGGCGAGCTTAGCTCAGTGGCGCGTAGTCGGTCAGCGCATGTACTGAGCCCTGCCGTAAAGATCGATCGCTGTGATGTGTGCCACAACAATTATGTGATAAAGTAG
- the LOC126763045 gene encoding bromodomain-containing protein DDB_G0270170 isoform X1 — MGCASSTPMIATAGSDMLKAATHAASDAAKGAEHAVEEVTETVGKTLENAKETVGTAVTGIAHDLGNVFTEKSGELDTAKNQLLERLHLGGATKALEHANESAANHLDTTALEMAARAPTPPPDLDSLKTSTPEPEIERALANSHEDMPPTPKPTIAELEKLTAEVKQTTQTTTALAATVTNGVAEAKESAELTTGTTAATEPAVDMVALLAAEKRPGTTEWEKHADHLSKTRKMNEFKGGGKFRRFGPPTQPANYPTKPIENLRRTLLEDDSCYSDAYYNSNSSPQHSTASDSPRLRRARLPTNGVLAANAKRMQREFATFVSNRRNVTSALRHTVSPAISRHFDYNPQRPRISSPTPSVIGYTRSGYSTPVIMHPEILPNRRSASWKRGASSSRLHSPPSHMGRVLPRVIAPLDPQLAANVISQSKLKSTKAFASLRGETNGRSRIFGQTRSGSPVNRRVFARRSGSPPASKGRVPYVRSGSPERIRALIQDKVERKNKVKPLTETPTKIRLERKASVKGSKEIDTKELPTNGFSLAKALSPIKMAAETHSLPHLKSDEKSTTFVAHSLMEVVEQAVERSKNGGDTSDAKDGKENAQNGETLKIKKETPVKHERQKETPAKSPKTKEKNGGKKSLNGKSVNITENEKSPNKEHIKRGNKSNMWLENKDTSNTNTGSSRGKKPVPSPVRRSSKSSSTFDANKLTIQPSPSRQKSSSPKNTEKDTQIENLAIGGRFSMSPNKKTSAHHEKSHILWENTSPGRKDLSSSRSRTLESNLSTKGGSTQSLGKVDHTSPNSKRRDYGGNSLTENRSPINNRVRVNSSRGNHISQESKTVNNNDRYSNKNNWNSSSRRNSKVEYTNISNRFEYNATLSSLPREKNRSPRKYNTPSLYHEKKGPEEVEKKNYISQINGEANNPVKNAPGDESLRGTQFNLNFANKGYHDEQSSLISKENLNNIENIKYRSEGINGPQREVHINTPIISRNSPLAKPINSHERNNNEHKSNHLTNQIHNLKKTLQAIDNLSTNQTNNEENIRNKETPTHPSTNSPIKQIKDTTLYSPSHNSHNSSPSKSSKSSSSIVIRTNLSTPETEDYDEEVLNRQLSQELEQLKHYDSETRAERNFLRHASIEEDSQTDLEEYSPIDHEESSRTDYEEALHTDADVSSHTDVDNYSAASTSTEDLINTLSPQTAYLNLGRSATTLPLKPKTSILKPPSSLFHSPSHTSSSYRRYSSSYESDQLEKVLFIGELSSVARSRSAHVLSPAVKIDRCDVCHNNYVIK, encoded by the exons atgggttGCGCCAGCAGTACCCCGATGATTGCCACAGCCGGGAGTGATATGTTGAAAGCAGCGACACATGCTGCCTCCGATGCAGCCAAGGGAGCTGAGCATGCAGTGGAAG AGGTAACCGAAACCGTTGGCAAAACACTGGAGAACGCCAAGGAGACGGTTGGCACCGCCGTCACAGGTATCGCGCACGATCTGGGCAATGTCTTCACCGAGAAGTCAGGCGAATTGGACACAGCGAAAAACCAACTCTTGGAACGACTGCATTTGGGTGGCGCCACTAAGGCTCTGGAGCATGCAAATGAGTCGGCGGCCAATCATTTGGACACGACAGCTTTGGAGATGGCCGCACGCGCACCCACACCGCCGCCCGATTTGGATAGTTTGAAGACATCAACACCCGAACCAGAAATAGAACGTGCATTGGCCAATTCGCACGAGGATATGCCGCCAACACCGAAACCGACAATTGCCGAGCTGGAAAAGTTAACAGCGGAAGTGAAGCAGACGACACAGACAACAACTGCGTTGGCGGCGACCGTCACCAATGGCGTTGCCGAGGCTAAAGAGTCGGCGGAGCTGACAACTGGAACAACTGCGGCCACTGAACCGGCCGTGGA CATGGTTGCCCTGCTGGCGGCGGAGAAACGGCCGGGCACCACCGAGTGGGAGAAGCACGCCGATCATCTGTCGAAAACCCGCAAAATGAATGAATTCAAAGGTGGCGGGAAATTTCGACGCTTTGGGCCACCAACGCAACCGGCGAACTATCCTACTAAACCTATAGAAAATCTGAGGCGAACGCTGCTGGAGGACGACAGCTGTTACAGTGACGCTTATTATAATAGTAACAGCAGTCCGCAGCATTCGACGGCGTCCGATAGTCCGAGGTTACGACGTGCACGCTTACCCACAAATGGCGTACTTGCTGCGAACGCTAAGCGTATGCAGCGCGAGTTCGCTACTTTTGTTAGTAATCGACGTAATGTAACTAGCGCATTACGTCATACGGTTTCACCCGCCATTAGTCGTCACTTCGATTATAATCCACAACGTCCGCGTATCAGTTCACCTACACCTTCGGTTATTGGTTATACACGTTCTGGCTACTCAACGCCTGTTATTATGCATCCTGAAATATTGCCCAATCGACGTAGTGCCAGTTGGAAAAGAGGTGCTTCGAGTTCCCGTTTGCATTCGCCTCCATCACATATGGGGCGGGTGCTACCGCGTGTCATTGCACCGTTAGATCCACAGTTGGCTGCAAATGTCATCTCGCAGTCGAAGCTAAAGTCAACGAAAGCTTTTGCGTCGCTGAGAGGTGAGACGAATGGACGATCAAGAATATTCGGACAAACACGCTCCGGTTCACCCGTGAATAGAAGAGTATTCGCGAGAAGATCAGGTTCGCCTCCTGCGAGTAAGGGTCGCGTTCCATATGTCAGATCTGGTTCGCCGGAAAGAATAAGAGCGCTTATACAGGATAAGGTggagagaaaaaataaagtaaaacccTTAACGGAAACTCCGACTAAAATCAGATTAGAGCGGAAAGCCAGTGTAAAAGGAAGTAAAGAGATTGATACAAAAGAGCTGCCTACAAATGGATTTTCATTAGCGAAGGCGCTATCACCCATTAAAATGGCCGCAGAGACGCATTCGTTGCCACATTTGAAAAGTGACGAAAAGAGCACAACATTTGTGGCACATTCCCTGATGGAGGTTGTTGAGCAAGCTGTTGAACGTTCAAAAAATGGTGGAGATACCTCAGATGCGAAGGATGGTAAGGAAAATGCACAGAATGGAGAAACGTTGAAGATCAAGAAAGAGACACCTGTTAAGCACGAAAGACAGAAAGAAACACCTGCAAAGTCACCAAAGACGAAAGAGAAAAACGGCGGAAAGAAAAGTCTCAATGGGAAGAGTGTAAATATTACTGAAAACGAAAAATCACCAAACAAAGAGCATATTAAGAGAGGAAATAAGTCCAATATGTGGCTTGAAAATAAGGATACTTCGAACACGAATACAGGCTCCAGTCGTGGTAAGAAACCGGTCCCTAGTCCTGTGCGGCGAAGCTCAAAGAGCAGTTCAACTTTCGATGCCAACAAGCTTACTATTCAACCCTCTCCTTCGAGACAGAAGAGTAGTAGTccaaaaaatacagaaaaagatacccaaattgaaaatttagctATTGGTGGTCGTTTCAGTATGAgtccaaataaaaaaacttcGGCTCATCATGAGAAATCACATATTTTGTGGGAAAATACCAGTCCCGGACGAAAAGATCTATCAAGTAGCCGCAGTCGTACGCTAGAAAGCAACTTAAGCACAAAAGGGGGTTCTACTCAAAGTCTTGGAAAAGTAGATCACACTAGTCCAAATTCAAAACGAAGAGACTATGGGGGAAATAGTCTTACAGAAAATCGGTCTCCCATCAATAATAGAGTAAGGGTAAATAGTTCACGTGGAAATCATATTAGTCAGGAGTCAAAAACAGTCAACAATAATGACCGCTattccaacaaaaataattggaaCAGTTCCAGCAGAAGAAATAGTAAAGtggaatatacaaatattagtaACAGGTTTGAATATAATGCAACCCTGAGTTCTTTACCGAGGGAAAAAAATCGAAGCCCCAGAAAATATAACACTCCGAGCCTCTACCACGAAAAAAAGGGTCCGGAAGAAGTGGAGAAAAAGAATTATATTTCGCAAATAAACGGGGAGGCGAATAATCCGGTGAAAAATGCACCCGGCGACGAATCTCTTCGAGGTACACAATTTAACCTTAATTTTGCCAATAAGGGATACCATGATGAGCAGAGTTCTCTaatttctaaagaaaatttaaataatattgaaaatatcaaatatcgCTCAGAAGGTATAAATGGCCCACAACGGGAAGTTCACATAAACACACCTATAATCAGTAGGAATAGTCCATTAGCCAAACCAATAAATAGCCACGAACGGAACAATAATGAACACAAGTCAAATCACTTAACAAATCAAATTCACAATCTAAAAAAAACTCTTCAAGCGATTGACAATCTCAGCACAAATCAAACgaataatgaagaaaatatacgaAATAAAGAAACTCCAACGCACCCATCTACAAACAGtccaataaaacaaataaaggaTACCACTTTGTATTCTCCGAGTCATAACTCGCACAATAGTTCGCCTTCGAAATCGTCAAAGTCTTCCAGCAGCATTGTCATACGCACGAATCTTTCTACACCCGAAACCGAAGACTACGATGAGGAGGTCCTGAATCGTCAATTATCGCAAGAACTTGAACAACTCAAACACTACGACAGCGAAACACGTGCCGAACGCAATTTCTTGCGACACGCTAGCATAGAGGAAGATTCACAAACCGATTTGGAAGAATATTCTCCTATCGATCATGAGGAGAGTTCTCGCACCGATTACGAAGAAGCGCTACACACCGACGCTGACGTGAGCTCACATACAGATGTTGATAATTATTCAGCTGCCTCGACGAGCACTGAAGATCTAATTAATACACTATCTCCACAAACTGCCTACCTCAATTTGGGTCGGAGCGCTACAACGCTGCCGCTAAAACCCAAAACTTCTATACTCAAACCACCGTCATCTCTTTTTCACAGCCCGTCACATACTAGTTCATCCTACCGACGATATTCGTCGTCGTATGAAAGTGATCAGTTGGAGAAAGTGCTCTTTATCGGCGAGCTTAGCTCAGTGGCGCGTAGTCGGTCAGCGCATGTACTGAGCCCTGCCGTAAAGATCGATCGCTGTGATGTGTGCCACAACAATTATGTGATAAAGTAG